The following is a genomic window from Terriglobia bacterium.
GTCGACGTTTCCATGGCCTGCGAGCCGACTGCGGTGTTCCTAACCTTGAATTTCGCGATTTGCCGTTCCAGTTTGGCTCTTGAACTCTCATACGCCCGCAAGCGCCCTATCATCCCGTATAGACGAAGAAGCGTCCCAATCCAGCCACCTAGCATGATCGATGCCGGAATGGTCCACAGAACGCTTCCGCGCAGCCGGATCATGAAGACAAGTAAAACCAGGATCGCCGTTTCATATAAGGGCTGGCGCAACTCCCAACACAACCAAAGTATGAATTCATAAGCATTCCCGCGGACTGAGTTCAGAACCGCAAGCCGATCTTCGGCGATCGTGAAAGCGAATCGACCGAAGCTTCTTCCACCTCTCTTCAAGGCTGCGCGTATTTCCAAAGCAAAGAGCGACGGCAACACCGAAACAGCTATTGTCAGGACAATCGATAGGTACGGATACGTCATAGTTGGCCTGTAATCGTACTCATGGCCGCAGGAAACGCAATGAGTAGTTCTTCCATGTTCGCAGTAGGAGGCAGCGCAAAGTGCGAACTCTACACTGGCGTCGTTGCTCCCCGACTTTCTTTGTCCTTACGGTACACACGCCCGCCGAACAGCGTGATGCCCATCCGCGAAAAAATATCGCCCTCGGCGAATTGATACCTGATGACGCCTGCCACATGGGTGGCCAGAAGCGCAATGTACATGCGTGCCCCCGCTCCATGCAGCTTGCGCGCGGCAAGCTTAGACAGGTCGGGGAACGTGGTTGCGACCCCCTTCAGCACATCGGGAAGGTTGCTAAGAGCCATCATGGCCAGACCGCTCGCGGCCATGATGAGGAGGACCGCATAAAGCAGTATGTGAATGCCCTTCATCCCGAGATAATGCAGGCGTGACACCGGAAGAGGCTCGGGAGAGTCGTGCGTCAGCACCCAGGCGATCCGTGCGACCGTCAGCAGCAAAAGAAGCGAACCTGCAAGCGCGTGAGCTCGATATAATGGAAGCTTTGCCGCCCCCTCGACTTGTTGCATGAGGAAACCTAGAGGAATCATCCCTATAACTAACACTGCGCTTGCCCAATGAAATAGCTGGGCGCCATAGTTATAAGTTTGTGGCCATTGGCTCATATCGTTACCAGAACCACACTGTCAGCTCTCAGCAGGCGACTCCTATTCGCAGCGGCGTAGCGGCGTACTTGCATTCAAGTTAATCAATCGACTTGCGAAACCGCCAGATGCTCGCCATAAACAGCGCCGGAGCGAATACCGCCATGGCCGCCATTTGTGGCCACAGCACGCTCACGCCGACCCCCTTCAGATAAACGCTGCGCAGCACGATCTCGAAATAGCGCAACGGAT
Proteins encoded in this region:
- a CDS encoding cytochrome b/b6 domain-containing protein, with amino-acid sequence MSQWPQTYNYGAQLFHWASAVLVIGMIPLGFLMQQVEGAAKLPLYRAHALAGSLLLLLTVARIAWVLTHDSPEPLPVSRLHYLGMKGIHILLYAVLLIMAASGLAMMALSNLPDVLKGVATTFPDLSKLAARKLHGAGARMYIALLATHVAGVIRYQFAEGDIFSRMGITLFGGRVYRKDKESRGATTPV